A region of the Thermovirga sp. genome:
ATTCGGCCGAAAGACGGTCGGTATGCTTTTTCAGGTTCACGGCGTTAAAGTCCGCGAGCACGACCTTCTCCGCCCCGTAGGCCAGCAGCTCCTCAATGAGGGCCAGCCCTATGCCCGACGCCGCCCCTGTGACGACGGCGGTCTTGCCTTTGTAGTAGCCTTTATCTAATTCC
Encoded here:
- a CDS encoding SDR family NAD(P)-dependent oxidoreductase, with translation MELDKGYYKGKTAVVTGAASGIGLALIEELLAYGAEKVVLADFNAVNLKKHTDRLSAE